The following are encoded together in the Rhodanobacter soli genome:
- a CDS encoding AEC family transporter has protein sequence MLLLFACLILGTLVARYAKPPVGIVQGINWWVLNVALSALVLELIPKVRFDPQLWFPVAAMWLTFGGAWLLFGLLGPRLGWSRQRTGALILVCGLGNTSFMGYPLMQALHGKEGLALAVVADQLGCFPVLASAGIVVASIYSGRKPQLGLIARRIGTFPPFIALLVGIVAGLGGGWPALLDGVFGPIGATLTPLALFSVGLQFKFHPGQQQLGAASVGLGWKLLLAPLACWAMGTAAGVGGLVLTVGVLQAAMAPMVSATILADEYDLEPTLANTVLGAGIVLSLLTIPLGNLLLGA, from the coding sequence ATGCTGCTGCTGTTCGCCTGCCTGATCCTCGGCACCCTGGTGGCGCGCTACGCGAAACCGCCGGTGGGGATCGTGCAGGGCATCAACTGGTGGGTGCTCAACGTGGCGCTTTCGGCGCTGGTGCTGGAACTGATCCCGAAGGTGAGGTTCGACCCGCAGCTGTGGTTTCCGGTGGCGGCGATGTGGCTCACCTTCGGCGGCGCCTGGCTGCTGTTCGGCCTGCTCGGGCCGCGGCTGGGCTGGTCGCGGCAGCGCACCGGGGCGCTGATCCTGGTGTGCGGCCTGGGCAACACCTCGTTCATGGGTTACCCGCTGATGCAGGCGCTGCACGGCAAGGAAGGCCTGGCGCTGGCGGTGGTGGCCGACCAGTTGGGCTGCTTCCCGGTGCTGGCTTCGGCCGGCATCGTGGTGGCCTCGATCTATTCCGGGCGCAAGCCGCAGTTGGGCCTGATCGCGCGGCGCATCGGCACGTTTCCGCCGTTCATCGCCTTGCTGGTGGGTATCGTGGCCGGCCTGGGCGGCGGCTGGCCCGCACTGCTGGACGGCGTGTTCGGGCCGATCGGCGCCACGCTGACGCCGCTGGCATTGTTTTCGGTGGGCCTGCAGTTCAAGTTCCACCCGGGCCAGCAGCAGCTTGGCGCGGCCAGCGTGGGCCTGGGCTGGAAGCTGCTGCTGGCGCCGCTGGCGTGCTGGGCGATGGGCACGGCGGCCGGCGTAGGTGGACTGGTGCTGACCGTCGGCGTGCTGCAGGCGGCGATGGCGCCGATGGTGTCGGCGACGATCCTGGCCGACGAGTACGATCTGGAACCGACCCTGGCAAATACCGTGCTGGGCGCCGGCATCGTGCTGTCGCTGCTCACCATCCCGCTGGGCAACCTGCTGCTCGGGGCTTAG
- a CDS encoding response regulator has translation MAGFDLIKRLFGNEHGERRAVPRSGEPKEAWVLVVDDSATIRAVLGKMLAQNGHVVLKAADGESALEIARTERPDLIFLDIVMPGMSGFAVLRALRHDLLTRDIPIVMISGNLQATEQFYVQRFGADDFMKKPFGRSEVFARIEHLTRRGRLVVRQRTAEESLPGAPEHTAAEHAAIPDIAMPDPQDLIVPPTGQA, from the coding sequence ATGGCCGGTTTCGATCTGATCAAGCGCCTGTTCGGCAACGAACACGGCGAGCGCCGTGCGGTGCCCCGCAGCGGCGAACCGAAGGAAGCCTGGGTTCTGGTGGTGGACGACTCGGCTACCATCCGTGCGGTGCTCGGCAAGATGCTGGCGCAGAACGGCCACGTGGTGCTGAAGGCGGCCGACGGCGAAAGCGCGCTGGAAATCGCGCGCACGGAACGCCCCGACCTGATCTTCCTCGACATCGTGATGCCCGGCATGAGCGGTTTCGCCGTGTTGCGCGCGTTGCGCCACGACCTGCTGACACGCGACATCCCGATCGTGATGATTAGCGGCAACCTGCAGGCGACCGAACAGTTCTACGTGCAGCGTTTCGGCGCCGACGATTTCATGAAGAAGCCGTTCGGTCGCAGCGAGGTGTTCGCGCGCATCGAGCACCTCACGCGCCGCGGCCGGCTGGTGGTGCGCCAGCGCACGGCGGAGGAATCGCTGCCCGGCGCGCCCGAACACACCGCCGCCGAACACGCCGCGATCCCGGACATCGCGATGCCGGACCCGCAGGACCTGATCGTGCCACCCACCGGGCAGGCATGA
- a CDS encoding RNA-binding S4 domain-containing protein: MNKPHTIPMTDTRADVWLWAARFFKTRSLARQAIEGGRIDVNDAGCKPAKTLHVGDRLKISRGEERLEVELLVLSDKRGPASVAQTLYRETDASRAAREAAREQHRLVGANAPLKRPDKQARRELRRLKDQR; this comes from the coding sequence ATGAACAAGCCACACACCATCCCGATGACCGATACGCGTGCCGACGTATGGCTGTGGGCGGCGCGTTTCTTCAAGACGCGCAGCCTGGCCCGGCAGGCGATCGAAGGTGGTCGCATCGACGTCAATGACGCCGGCTGCAAACCGGCCAAGACACTGCACGTGGGCGACCGCCTGAAGATCAGCCGCGGCGAGGAGCGCCTGGAAGTCGAACTGCTGGTGCTGTCCGACAAACGCGGTCCGGCCAGCGTGGCGCAGACGTTGTACCGCGAGACCGACGCCAGCCGCGCCGCCCGCGAGGCGGCGCGCGAACAGCATCGGCTGGTCGGCGCGAACGCGCCGCTGAAGCGGCCGGACAAGCAGGCGCGGCGCGAATTGCGGCGGCTCAAGGATCAGCGCTGA
- a CDS encoding response regulator, with product MDGHALMNGLGFFKRLLGSHAAEPRDEAHLQTALGARMLVVDDSPTICAVLGKMLRQDGYAVLKATEGRDAIELARSEQPALIFLDIVMPGMNGFAVLRALRHDPLTRDIPIVMISGNPQATEQFYVQRFGADDFMQKPFGRDEVYLRIGQLVQSGRLAGRLPPVQVELAPPVLSAEELSADDLADIPDIAMPDADATPHRAGATAMPQATLQVVHGIG from the coding sequence ATGGACGGACACGCACTGATGAATGGCCTTGGTTTCTTCAAGCGCCTGCTCGGCAGCCACGCGGCCGAGCCTCGCGATGAAGCGCATCTGCAGACGGCGTTGGGCGCGCGCATGCTGGTGGTCGACGATTCGCCCACGATCTGCGCCGTGCTCGGCAAGATGCTGCGCCAGGACGGCTACGCCGTGCTCAAGGCCACCGAGGGCAGGGATGCGATCGAACTGGCCCGCAGCGAGCAGCCGGCGCTGATCTTCCTGGACATCGTGATGCCGGGCATGAACGGGTTTGCGGTGTTGCGCGCGCTGCGCCACGACCCGCTGACCCGGGACATCCCGATCGTGATGATCAGCGGCAACCCGCAGGCAACCGAGCAGTTCTACGTGCAGCGCTTCGGTGCCGACGATTTCATGCAGAAGCCCTTTGGCCGCGACGAGGTGTATCTGCGCATCGGCCAACTGGTGCAGTCGGGGCGGCTCGCCGGCCGATTGCCGCCGGTGCAGGTCGAGCTGGCGCCGCCGGTGCTGTCGGCCGAGGAATTGTCCGCCGACGACCTGGCCGACATTCCCGATATCGCGATGCCCGATGCGGATGCCACGCCGCATCGGGCCGGCGCGACAGCGATGCCGCAAGCCACCTTGCAGGTGGTTCACGGCATCGGCTGA
- a CDS encoding catalase, protein MRQNRKTLTTDAGAPLADNQNSLTAGPRGPLLVQDVALFEKHAHFNRERIPERVVHAKASAAFGTLTITHDITNYTRAKVFKPGTVTPMLARFSTVAGERGAADAERDVRGFALKFYTEEGNWDMVGNNTPVFFIRDPYKFPDFIHTQKRDPRTNMRSATAMWDYWSLSPESLHQVTTLMSDRGIPATLRHMHGFGSHTYSFWNDKDERYWVKFHFKTRQGIKNLTNAEAATLIGNDRESHQRDLYEAIERKDFPQWTLYVQVMPEADAENTWYNPFDLTKVWPHKDYPLIEVGVMELNHNPDNYFAQVEQSSFSPANVVPGIGFSPDKVLQFRLFSYADAARYRLGANHDQLPVNQPRCPVHNYARDGSMRYGDNGGGSVNYEPNSFGGPVEDPSVKEPPLRISGDADRYDHRVGNDDYRQPGDLFRLMGDAQKQQLFDNIAAAMQGVPEEIIRRQLGHFAKADPAYAAGVAKALGLAI, encoded by the coding sequence ACGCCGGCGCCCCCTTGGCCGACAACCAGAACAGCCTCACCGCCGGTCCGCGCGGCCCGCTGCTGGTGCAGGACGTGGCGCTGTTCGAGAAGCACGCGCATTTCAACCGCGAGCGCATCCCCGAGCGCGTGGTGCACGCCAAGGCCTCGGCCGCGTTCGGCACGCTGACGATCACCCACGACATCACGAATTACACCCGCGCCAAGGTGTTCAAGCCGGGCACAGTCACGCCGATGCTGGCGCGGTTCTCCACCGTGGCCGGCGAGCGCGGCGCGGCGGATGCCGAGCGTGACGTGCGCGGCTTCGCGCTGAAGTTCTACACGGAGGAAGGCAACTGGGACATGGTCGGCAACAACACGCCGGTGTTCTTCATCCGCGACCCGTACAAGTTCCCCGATTTCATCCACACGCAGAAGCGCGACCCGCGCACGAACATGCGCAGCGCCACCGCGATGTGGGACTACTGGTCGCTGTCACCCGAGTCGCTGCACCAGGTCACCACGCTGATGAGCGACCGTGGCATCCCCGCCACGCTGCGCCACATGCACGGCTTCGGCAGCCACACCTACAGTTTCTGGAACGACAAGGACGAGCGCTACTGGGTGAAGTTCCACTTCAAGACCCGGCAAGGCATCAAGAACCTCACCAATGCCGAGGCAGCGACGCTGATCGGCAACGATCGCGAATCGCACCAGCGCGACCTGTACGAGGCGATCGAGCGCAAGGATTTCCCGCAGTGGACGCTGTACGTGCAAGTGATGCCCGAGGCCGACGCGGAGAACACCTGGTACAACCCGTTCGACCTGACCAAGGTGTGGCCGCACAAGGACTACCCGCTGATCGAGGTCGGCGTGATGGAGTTGAACCACAACCCGGACAACTACTTCGCCCAGGTCGAGCAGTCCAGCTTCTCGCCGGCGAACGTGGTACCCGGCATCGGTTTCTCGCCGGACAAGGTGCTGCAGTTCCGCCTGTTCTCCTACGCCGACGCGGCGCGCTACCGGCTCGGCGCCAACCACGACCAGCTGCCGGTGAACCAGCCGCGCTGCCCGGTGCACAACTACGCGCGCGACGGGTCGATGCGCTACGGCGACAACGGCGGCGGCAGCGTGAACTACGAGCCGAACTCGTTCGGCGGCCCGGTCGAGGACCCCTCGGTGAAGGAGCCGCCGCTGCGGATCTCCGGCGACGCCGACCGTTACGACCACCGCGTCGGCAACGACGATTATCGGCAACCCGGCGACCTGTTCCGCCTGATGGGCGACGCGCAGAAGCAGCAGTTGTTCGACAACATCGCCGCGGCGATGCAGGGCGTGCCGGAAGAAATCATCCGCCGTCAGCTCGGCCACTTCGCCAAGGCCGACCCGGCCTATGCGGCAGGCGTGGCCAAGGCGCTGGGGCTGGCGATCTGA